Proteins encoded by one window of Methanothermobacter sp. K4:
- the topA gene encoding DNA topoisomerase I, which yields MHEVIICEKPKSSEKIAGALFPDAEKKKYRKVSYWEYYEGNKRVTIVSAVGHLYSLRPSKPGDEHFFDLEWAPLHEIDKKKNYVKDYLNVIKKFAAGADRYIHACDYDIEGTLIGFNAIRYGCGGDALKKTVRMKFSTLTGEEIRSAYENPIELDCGQVDSGAARHILDFIFGVNISRSLMKSVKEATNRFIKLSAGRVQTPTLAILVEREKEIREFEPVPYWIIQAELESGIIAESRRGKIFQRPLVDEVLERCDGSDASVRSVKVRDTIRKPPVPFDLGSLQSEAYRVFGFSPKKTQTIAQNLYTEGYTSYPRTSSQKLPESIGYRKILDRLSGDPRFGAHIEGLREPLKPHEGKKVDDAHPAIHPTGLLPSDLSSDERKIYELIVHRFISVFGEDAVLQTMRVDLEIGGEEFSFSRKRVSKRGWMDSYPYTRIEDEVFPDISEGDVMGVVGVSALEKETKPPARYNEASLIRELEKRGLGTKSTRADIIAKLYDRKYIEGKKIRVSPLGENIIDTLTKYCEKITSEELTRQFERELEEIMEGKISRERVVDEAIEEVKSILGDIERNMKDIGRDLYKAYQDSRVVGECPECGRNLVIKYSPRNKSTFVGCSGYPDCRTVYSLPRGASVLKSRCERCGLPMISYGRPRQRACLDPACGKKKSEGEEIVGKCPECGSNLIKRSGRYGEFVGCKGFPKCRFTCSVDDVPAA from the coding sequence ATGCACGAAGTTATAATATGTGAGAAGCCCAAGTCCTCAGAGAAGATCGCGGGAGCACTCTTTCCAGATGCAGAGAAAAAGAAGTACAGGAAGGTGTCCTACTGGGAATATTATGAAGGTAATAAAAGGGTGACCATCGTATCAGCGGTTGGACACCTCTATTCACTTCGCCCCAGTAAACCCGGGGATGAGCACTTCTTTGACCTTGAATGGGCGCCCCTTCATGAGATTGATAAGAAGAAGAACTACGTTAAGGATTACCTCAATGTAATAAAAAAGTTCGCTGCCGGCGCTGACCGCTACATACATGCCTGTGATTACGACATAGAGGGTACACTCATCGGTTTCAACGCCATCAGATATGGCTGCGGCGGGGATGCGCTCAAGAAAACCGTCAGGATGAAGTTCTCAACCCTCACAGGGGAGGAGATACGGAGCGCCTATGAGAACCCCATAGAACTCGACTGCGGTCAGGTGGACAGTGGAGCTGCAAGGCACATCCTTGACTTCATATTCGGTGTGAACATCTCAAGGTCCCTCATGAAATCCGTGAAGGAGGCGACCAACCGCTTCATTAAATTATCTGCCGGTAGGGTTCAGACCCCCACCCTTGCGATACTCGTTGAAAGGGAGAAGGAGATACGGGAATTCGAACCGGTCCCCTACTGGATAATCCAGGCAGAACTGGAATCAGGGATCATTGCAGAGAGCAGACGGGGAAAGATATTCCAGCGCCCACTTGTTGATGAGGTCCTTGAGAGGTGTGATGGCAGCGATGCCTCTGTTAGAAGTGTGAAGGTAAGGGACACCATAAGGAAACCACCTGTGCCCTTTGACCTTGGATCGCTCCAGTCAGAGGCATACCGCGTATTTGGATTCAGCCCCAAGAAGACCCAGACCATCGCCCAGAACCTCTACACCGAGGGTTACACATCCTATCCCAGGACATCATCCCAGAAACTCCCTGAAAGCATAGGTTACCGTAAGATACTGGACAGGCTTTCAGGGGACCCCCGATTCGGTGCGCACATTGAAGGGCTCAGGGAACCCCTCAAACCCCATGAGGGTAAAAAGGTGGATGATGCACACCCTGCAATACACCCGACAGGTCTTCTCCCATCAGATCTCTCCAGTGATGAAAGGAAGATCTATGAACTCATCGTCCACCGTTTCATCAGCGTATTCGGTGAGGATGCCGTTCTACAGACAATGAGGGTGGACCTTGAAATAGGAGGGGAGGAGTTCAGTTTCTCAAGAAAGAGGGTGAGCAAGAGGGGATGGATGGACAGCTACCCCTACACCCGCATTGAAGATGAGGTTTTCCCTGATATATCCGAGGGGGATGTTATGGGCGTTGTGGGGGTATCCGCCCTGGAGAAGGAGACAAAACCTCCCGCCAGATACAATGAGGCCTCACTCATAAGGGAACTGGAGAAGAGGGGCCTTGGAACCAAGTCAACCCGTGCCGATATAATAGCCAAGCTCTATGACAGGAAGTACATTGAGGGTAAGAAGATACGTGTGAGTCCCCTGGGTGAGAACATAATTGACACCCTCACAAAGTACTGTGAGAAGATCACCAGTGAGGAGCTCACAAGGCAGTTTGAGAGGGAACTCGAGGAGATCATGGAGGGAAAGATAAGCCGCGAGAGGGTCGTGGATGAGGCCATAGAGGAGGTTAAATCCATACTCGGTGATATTGAGAGGAACATGAAGGACATAGGCAGGGACCTCTATAAAGCCTATCAGGACAGCAGGGTTGTTGGTGAATGCCCTGAATGTGGCAGGAATCTTGTCATAAAATATTCCCCCAGGAACAAAAGCACCTTTGTGGGGTGTTCAGGTTACCCTGATTGCAGGACCGTGTATTCACTTCCCAGGGGGGCCAGTGTACTTAAAAGTCGCTGCGAAAGATGCGGGCTTCCCATGATATCCTATGGCCGGCCGCGTCAGAGGGCCTGCCTTGACCCGGCGTGTGGGAAGAAAAAGTCCGAAGGTGAAGAAATCGTTGGTAAGTGTCCTGAGTGTGGATCCAATCTTATAAAACGTTCAGGGCGTTACGGTGAGTTCGTGGGCTGCAAGGGATTCCCCAAGTGTCGATTCACCTGCTCGGTTGACGATGTTCCAGCTGCATGA